From Drosophila yakuba strain Tai18E2 chromosome 2L, Prin_Dyak_Tai18E2_2.1, whole genome shotgun sequence, one genomic window encodes:
- the LOC6527273 gene encoding uncharacterized protein LOC6527273 isoform X2 — translation MAKPGRTFFSFIKGKRAPKKMLYLREKKDRSVVNDENAKQEETSGGSHITSAKPIVGTVSTRSYSTDSDEHMPSNVASLWSTSVPIRFSQRKMPNKWTKSIGKKNSAFSISSAASKKSRGTIKKKVSKINEEPLHIYKLKRLDAIDEAQNSNLDITSSTESEEEVQSDQSEGDKMEPDDGNTTEREDQTSASSDSNIRMRFDILEALRDIPDCDELVATRSMDQNWGIDERNVEKQQEQQEQQKQGLELEKSQIPLSRSSLASSAESLMPNESTNEALPPKNNAAVLSPSTISPSELESDDESDWGPQEMPHKSSHVPTFRDMSSKSWSSASGPKPIHSTFSVDQLVQGYLDGLIGKVVDIFDKTDYLRTKNLDKSKLLHRLFRELDDYQWERYDNDLLTKRLTEHHLRRFKYSLVTANPSSSIEETHRRRYLDALNELDHWLHRKVQAEEIHLAEKERLLVELERMQLEDNEKLEKMEEIFRNTIFRDSQPSEHLRLVTETALQQMRKKRDVMSATRLILIIKQHNNSYIKQKLDEIEANTGEVKLTTYLSAEHDVHQMVTALNIPTYHHFSYR, via the exons ATGGCCAAGCCAGGGCGAACATTTTTTTCATTCATTAAAGGTAAAAGAGCTCCCAAGAAGATGTTATATTTGCGGGAAAAAAAAGATCGATCAGTCGTGAACGATGAGAACGCCAAACAGGAGGAGACTTCCGGAGGAAGCCACATAACTTCCGCAAAACCGATAGTCGGTACAGTGAGCACCCGGAGTTATAGTACGGATTCCGATGAGCATATGCCATCTAATGTGGCAAGTCTCTGGAGCACTTCAGTGCCCATTCGTTTCTCTCAACGAAAAATGCCCAATAAGTGGACGAAATCCATTGGCAAAAAAAACTCGGCGTTTTCCATAAGTTCGGCAGCCTCAAAGAAGTCGAGAGGGActatcaaaaaaaaagtatcaaAAATTAATGAAGAGCCGTTGCATATATATAAGCTTAAGAGACTGGACGCCATCGATGAAGCTCAGAATTCAAATCTGGACATAACTAGTTCCACTGAAAGTGAGGAGGAGGTTCAGAGTGATCAAAGTGAAGGCGATAAAATGGAACCCGATGATGGAAATACGACTGAGCGCGAAGACCAGACGAGTGCATCCTCCGACTCGAACATTAGGATGCGTTTTGATATTCTTGAAGCCCTCAGGGACATACCTGATTGTGACGAACTTGTAGCTACCAGGAGCATGGATCAGAATTGGGGCATCGATGAGAGGAATGTGGAAAAGCAGCaagagcagcaggagcagcagaagcagggCTTGGAATTAGAAAAGTCACAGATTCCATTGTCACGCAGTTCATTGGCCTCTTCAGCGGAAAGCCTCATGCCAAACGAGTCCACTAATGAAGCACTTCCTCCGAAAAACAATGCCGCCGTGCTCAGTCCGTCGACCATTTCGCCCTCAGAACTggaatctgatgacgaaagCGATTGGGGACCGCAGGAAATGCCACACAAATCGAGTCACGTGCCCACTTTTAGGGACATGTCATCAAAGTCCTGGAGCTCAGCCTCTGGTCCCAAGCCCATACATTCTACTTTTTCCGTCGATCAGTTAGTCCAGGGCTATTTGGATGGGCTTATTGGAAAAGTTGTGGACATATTCGATAAAACAGACTATTTGCGGACGAAAAATCTGGACAAAAGTAAGCTATTGCACCGACTTTTTAGGGAACTCGACGATTACCAGTGGGAGAGATACGACAACGATCTACTGACCAAACGCCTGACCGAACACCACCTACGCCGATTCAAGTACTCCCTTGTAACGGCGAACCCTAGTTCCTCCATCGAGGAGACCCATCGGAGGCGATACTTAGATGCCCTGAACGAATTGGACCACTGGCTTCACCGGAAAGTACAGGCTGAGGAGATTCATCTGGCTGAAAAAGAGCGATTGCTGGTGGAATTGGAGCGGATGCAACTGGAGGACAACGAGAAGCTCGAGAAAATGGAGGAGATCTTTAGAAATACTATCTTTCGGGACTCCCAACCCTCTGAACATCTTCGACTT GTAACTGAAACCGCTCTGCAACAAATGAGAAAAAAACGCGATGTGATGTCTGCGACACGGCTGATTTTGATCATAAAGCAGCATAACAATTCCTACATCAAACAG AAACTCGATGAAATTGAGGCGAATACTGGGGAAGTCAAATTGACAACTTATCTATCCGCCGAACACGACGTTCATCAGATGGTTACCGCTCTAAACA taCCTACCTATCATCATTTTTCTTACAGATAA
- the LOC6527273 gene encoding uncharacterized protein LOC6527273 isoform X1, protein MAKPGRTFFSFIKGKRAPKKMLYLREKKDRSVVNDENAKQEETSGGSHITSAKPIVGTVSTRSYSTDSDEHMPSNVASLWSTSVPIRFSQRKMPNKWTKSIGKKNSAFSISSAASKKSRGTIKKKVSKINEEPLHIYKLKRLDAIDEAQNSNLDITSSTESEEEVQSDQSEGDKMEPDDGNTTEREDQTSASSDSNIRMRFDILEALRDIPDCDELVATRSMDQNWGIDERNVEKQQEQQEQQKQGLELEKSQIPLSRSSLASSAESLMPNESTNEALPPKNNAAVLSPSTISPSELESDDESDWGPQEMPHKSSHVPTFRDMSSKSWSSASGPKPIHSTFSVDQLVQGYLDGLIGKVVDIFDKTDYLRTKNLDKSKLLHRLFRELDDYQWERYDNDLLTKRLTEHHLRRFKYSLVTANPSSSIEETHRRRYLDALNELDHWLHRKVQAEEIHLAEKERLLVELERMQLEDNEKLEKMEEIFRNTIFRDSQPSEHLRLVTETALQQMRKKRDVMSATRLILIIKQHNNSYIKQKLDEIEANTGEVKLTTYLSAEHDVHQMVTALNNKNAELHRMYMLVKTKVHSISHLKCRRKLLNRTFRVAKNELRKKEKHHLELRDKVYTCNLIHNKLLDQIKEVRRKGGIMCYPKLLADFDRTEKFIAIKQESVEELRAQHDNLQKKIAIIELKILESKMSASIAISK, encoded by the exons ATGGCCAAGCCAGGGCGAACATTTTTTTCATTCATTAAAGGTAAAAGAGCTCCCAAGAAGATGTTATATTTGCGGGAAAAAAAAGATCGATCAGTCGTGAACGATGAGAACGCCAAACAGGAGGAGACTTCCGGAGGAAGCCACATAACTTCCGCAAAACCGATAGTCGGTACAGTGAGCACCCGGAGTTATAGTACGGATTCCGATGAGCATATGCCATCTAATGTGGCAAGTCTCTGGAGCACTTCAGTGCCCATTCGTTTCTCTCAACGAAAAATGCCCAATAAGTGGACGAAATCCATTGGCAAAAAAAACTCGGCGTTTTCCATAAGTTCGGCAGCCTCAAAGAAGTCGAGAGGGActatcaaaaaaaaagtatcaaAAATTAATGAAGAGCCGTTGCATATATATAAGCTTAAGAGACTGGACGCCATCGATGAAGCTCAGAATTCAAATCTGGACATAACTAGTTCCACTGAAAGTGAGGAGGAGGTTCAGAGTGATCAAAGTGAAGGCGATAAAATGGAACCCGATGATGGAAATACGACTGAGCGCGAAGACCAGACGAGTGCATCCTCCGACTCGAACATTAGGATGCGTTTTGATATTCTTGAAGCCCTCAGGGACATACCTGATTGTGACGAACTTGTAGCTACCAGGAGCATGGATCAGAATTGGGGCATCGATGAGAGGAATGTGGAAAAGCAGCaagagcagcaggagcagcagaagcagggCTTGGAATTAGAAAAGTCACAGATTCCATTGTCACGCAGTTCATTGGCCTCTTCAGCGGAAAGCCTCATGCCAAACGAGTCCACTAATGAAGCACTTCCTCCGAAAAACAATGCCGCCGTGCTCAGTCCGTCGACCATTTCGCCCTCAGAACTggaatctgatgacgaaagCGATTGGGGACCGCAGGAAATGCCACACAAATCGAGTCACGTGCCCACTTTTAGGGACATGTCATCAAAGTCCTGGAGCTCAGCCTCTGGTCCCAAGCCCATACATTCTACTTTTTCCGTCGATCAGTTAGTCCAGGGCTATTTGGATGGGCTTATTGGAAAAGTTGTGGACATATTCGATAAAACAGACTATTTGCGGACGAAAAATCTGGACAAAAGTAAGCTATTGCACCGACTTTTTAGGGAACTCGACGATTACCAGTGGGAGAGATACGACAACGATCTACTGACCAAACGCCTGACCGAACACCACCTACGCCGATTCAAGTACTCCCTTGTAACGGCGAACCCTAGTTCCTCCATCGAGGAGACCCATCGGAGGCGATACTTAGATGCCCTGAACGAATTGGACCACTGGCTTCACCGGAAAGTACAGGCTGAGGAGATTCATCTGGCTGAAAAAGAGCGATTGCTGGTGGAATTGGAGCGGATGCAACTGGAGGACAACGAGAAGCTCGAGAAAATGGAGGAGATCTTTAGAAATACTATCTTTCGGGACTCCCAACCCTCTGAACATCTTCGACTT GTAACTGAAACCGCTCTGCAACAAATGAGAAAAAAACGCGATGTGATGTCTGCGACACGGCTGATTTTGATCATAAAGCAGCATAACAATTCCTACATCAAACAG AAACTCGATGAAATTGAGGCGAATACTGGGGAAGTCAAATTGACAACTTATCTATCCGCCGAACACGACGTTCATCAGATGGTTACCGCTCTAAACA ATAAAAACGCTGAGCTGCATCGAATGTATATGCTGGTAAAAACGAAAGTACATAGCATTTCACATCTGAAATGTCGACGAAAACTGCTGAATCGCACATTCCGGGTGGCCAAAAATGAGTtgcgaaaaaaggaaaagcatcACTTAGAATTGCGAGATAAAGTATATACCTGTAATCTGATACACAACAAACTTCTTGACCAGATCAAAGAAGTTCGCCGTAAAGGTGGCATTATGTGCTACCCCAAGTTGTTGGCCGATTTTGATCGAACCGAGAAGTTTATTGCCATTAAGCAGGAGAGTGTTGAGGAATTAAGGGCACAGCATGACAATTTGCAGAAGAAAATCGCCATAATCGAATTAAAGATTCTAGAATCTAAGATGAGTGCAAGCATAGCTATCTCTAAATAA
- the LOC6527274 gene encoding uncharacterized protein LOC6527274, translating into MAFFLIRLALVAGAVYGTQELGIWENSHHTQVLFEGAKREVSPYTEDLMNRFCCWRCDKCNENVEVKPWQESMVDAWNETIKKTFNALGVQVPFYYKRFSDDLQRSIDDMVHEKVEVDTNAKDPKSKK; encoded by the coding sequence ATGGCTTTCTTCCTGATCCGCTTGGCTTTGGTGGCCGGTGCAGTTTATGGAACCCAAGAGCTgggaatttgggaaaactcCCACCACACACAGGTGCTCTTCGAAGGCGCCAAACGGGAGGTGAGTCCCTACACCGAGGACCTGATGAACCGAttctgctgctggcgctgcgACAAGTGCAACGAGAATGTGGAGGTGAAGCCCTGGCAGGAGTCCATGGTGGATGCCTGGAATGAGACGATCAAGAAGACGTTCAACGCCTTGGGCGTCCAGGTTCCCTTCTATTACAAGCGATTCTCGGATGACTTACAGCGGAGTATCGACGACATGGTGCACGAAAAGGTGGAAGTAGATACCAATGCTAAGGATcccaaaagtaaaaaatag
- the LOC6527275 gene encoding uncharacterized protein LOC6527275, with product MDKNTNYKLSESELDIHSDLEFVDSLLKDLRLEAEPQARGVILDLAYTLARDKLVEAQRFAKLANRSNVSVEDLEMANLERTEELSRRLNHQPVKTLVPSQTSLATPTVNRGLMLPTWRQCQVGVMAELKDKSAEPVPANPRVVVLPKTATATAAGPGLNTATNAMLAPGSSNQGRNTANPITRPVGSNMNPPENFSKPTVHPPSTRSNHRHTIRSQSTPRMYTSRVTGGYVSASSQSSTAGVPGGAVKKPRMQQ from the exons ATGGACAAGAATACAAACTACAAGCTGAGCGAGAGCGAATTGGATATCCACTCCGATTTGGAGTTTGTGGACAGTCTGCTGAAGGACCTGCGTCTGGAGGCGGAGCCGCAGGCTCGTGGTGTCATCTTGGATCTGGCTTACA CTTTGGCTAGGGACAAACTCGTCGAGGCTCAACGTTTCGCAAAGTTGGCCAACCGCTCCAACGTGAGTGTTGAGGACTTGGAGATGGCAAACCTGGAGCGGACAGAGGAGCTCAGCAGGAGACTGAACCATCAGCCGGTGAAGACCCTGGTTCCCAGCCAGACATctctggccacgcccactgtgAACCGCGGTCTAATGCTGCCCACCTGGCGGCAGTGCCAGGTGGGTGTCATGGCCGAATTGAAGGACAAGAGCGCTGAGCCTGTGCCTGCGAATCCCAGAGTTGTGGTGCTCCCGAAAACGGCAACAGCTACTGCTGCAGGTCCTGGCCTTAACACTGCCACCAATGCGATGCTGGCGCCTGGATCTTCAAATCAGGGTCGTAACACTGCTAATCCCATTACTCGTCCCGTTGGATCTAACATGAATCCTCCCGAGAACTTTTCCAAGCCAACCGTTCATCCACCAAGCACTCGATCTAATCATCGTCACACAATAAGAAGTCAATCGACTCCTAGGATGTACACCAGTAGAGTCACGGGGGGCTACGTATCGGCTTCTTCCCAGAGCTCGACTGCTGGAGTACCAGGAGGAGCCGTGAAAAAGCCACGCATgcagcaataa
- the LOC6527276 gene encoding uncharacterized protein LOC6527276, translating into MVPYRMRLKGRPSMLVLLVVAFTNLNILGTGPTAGVSGGAVIDHDLTRTHILAVKSAHLHSDHQDATVSAGGMATSDQGSQLNTEEHQSDAHSSTPKAETIPVAEEEPNPDLTSSNEWEDFPYIICYGPNVAQQTIGNLGFIFLMAILVVSN; encoded by the exons ATGGTCCCCTATCGGATGCGTCTAAAAGGTAGACCATCAATGTTGGTGCTCCTTGTAGTTGCTTTTACCAATTTAAACATTCTTG GCACAGGACCCACTGCTGGAGTCTCTGGAGGTGCCGTCATTGATCACGACCTCACTCGCACCCACATCCTCGCCGTGAAAAGTGCCCATCTCCATTCCGACCACCAGGACGCAACTGTATCAGCCGGAGGTATGGCCACCAGTGATCAAGGATCCCAGCTCAATACAGAAGAACACCAATCCGATGCTCACTCTTCTACTCCAAAAGCTGAAACCATTCCTGTAGCCGAGGAAGAACCTAATCCAGATCTGACAAGTTCCAACGAGTGGGAGGACTTTCCCTACATCATCTGCTACGGACCCAATGTGGCTCAGCAGACCATTGGGAACTTGGGGTTTATCTTTCTGATGGCAATCCTTGTTGTGAGCAATTGA
- the LOC6527277 gene encoding RNA-binding protein with serine-rich domain 1-B, whose protein sequence is MSRFPSGLKSILVMVMFLLTLNIAMGTPRGGSSSSSRSSSGSSSRSSSGSSYKPSYRSSSQSSPGYSSRSIWSLFGSSSGNGGRHSDSPPSYSSSSKTYSLPSFHWERLSPKGPPPAYSAHDTVSGARTNIRETPPAYEPQKKASSSLYHSHPYYRTTTSSYSYYHNKDQRYNATEDYLLGAATNSHNPLNGYIVLITTFLYLLL, encoded by the coding sequence ATGTCTCGTTTCCCGAGCGGGCTGAAGAGCATCctggtgatggtgatgttCCTCCTGACCCTAAATATTGCAATGGGAACTCCCCGTGGCGGAAGTAGTAGCAGCTCTCGCTCCAGTTCTGGATCCAGTTCCCGCTCCAGTTCTGGATCCAGTTATAAACCTAGTTATAGATCCAGTTCTCAGTCCAGTCCTGGATATAGTTCTAGATCCATTTGGTCCCTTTTTGGTTCTAGTTCAGGGAATGGCGGACGGCACTCCGACTCTCCTCCATCCTATTCATCTTCCTCGAAAACCTATTCGCTCCCATCGTTCCACTGGGAAAGACTTTCGCCCAAAGGACCTCCGCCGGCGTACTCAGCTCATGATACTGTAAGTGGAGCTCGCACGAACATTCGCGAAACTCCGCCGGCCTACGAGCCCCAAAAAAAGGCATCCAGCTCCCTATATCATTCCCACCCTTACTACAGAACGACTACCTCCAGCTACAGCTACTACCATAATAAGGATCAGAGATATAACGCCACCGAGGATTATTTACTCGGTGCCGCCACCAACTCACATAATCCCCTCAATGGGTACATTGTTCTTATCACGACTTTTCTGTATTTGTTATTGTAA